In Planctomycetaceae bacterium, a genomic segment contains:
- a CDS encoding DUF3418 domain-containing protein, protein MTDFQELNAAIQTAMHSDVFSLRKLLRAVEANRKSGKPFDRLLSKLQAQLSKSITLREERARALPAITWDEQLPVVERREEISEAIRQHQVVVVCGETGSGKSTQLPKIALALGRGIGGVIGHTQPRRIAARSIAARLSQELNCTLGQQVGYRIRFGDQSGPRTLIRLMTDGIMLAETQTDRFLDQYDTIIVDEAHERSLNIDFLLGYLKRLLPRRRDLRLVITSATIDAERFASHFETDGNPAPVLMVSGRTYPVELRYRPLEVDGMSLAEAYREELGDYDNADPASRVRVRTGPPKATPATGRSGPNRRESEDRDWIDGVVDAVDELASIDSGHILVFLPTERDIREVDKKLSGRRYPGDSGHQLTQIVPLFGRLSSAEQDKVFQPFQHRRIVLATNVAESSLTVPGIRYVIDTGTARMSRYSARSRIQRLPVEPVSQASANQRSGRCGRIGPGVCIRLYSEQDFAARDPFTTPEIQRTNLASVILRTISLRLGAIEEFPFLDPPRTSTVREGYKTLEELGAIDSSGQLTDTGRRMSRLPVDPRISRIILASIDEQAFPEVLAIAAALEIQDPRERPIDKQQQADEAHSQFRHRDSDFMTLLNLWDTWHERKKSLSNSQLRKWCQQNFLSWLRMREWVDVHRQLKDLLSESDDKDIAKAARLHPLKDRRNDMPSIHRSLMTGLLANIAWQTVEGDYSGAGGNKLVLWPGSALAPKGAKWIVAAELVETSKRFARTVARIQPEWIEPLAAHLVSREYSQPHWDANAGNVMIFEKVTLWGMPIVPRRKVPLARIDAAKARELFIQHGLVEFGLLFGDTEDERESEWAEEEEALTTGSRSRLTPGRSSNPGGNQRKGWGHDFPFLKHNKDILNQIQELQHRTRRHDLLPTDEMLFAVYSERIPEDVADRDTLKRWYRRAATRDQSLLRFDVHQFIHADEHHDHAERFPETARFGVMELPLTYQLDPGKDADGVTVTVPAEGLGQLMESRLSWLVPGLLEQKVLALIRSLPKSQRRHFVPAPDTAKLVVANLDFGKGDLLAATAGQLSQISGERIEPKSFDTTNLPDHLKFHIRVVNDQGKILAEGCELSSLRDTFVAKHKEAVSNSGPSPEEKQWHRTGFTAWEFADVPTTIDIARAGMKLHAFPAIRDDITSVALTLCQAPEESNIVHRSGLRRLIMLTERKRIKSQIDNLPKIGHVRMMAASIRDFDINHQLMLLLVDRAFLSDKQLPRTQTSFNQCVQLGRNRLGIVAQEFAQFFPVLFTQLHETRLLLDRTSGPGWTDLLNDMKSQLSELFHQNTLGETPWPWLIQFPRYLTTIRQRIQRLNSGGLRTEQSLQREFSPWSERYTNLKAQLQQTNRTSAMLNHYRWMLEEYRVSLFAQKLGTAIQVSTRKLDEQWERVMDSI, encoded by the coding sequence ATGACAGACTTCCAGGAACTGAATGCCGCCATTCAAACCGCGATGCATTCTGATGTATTCTCGCTCCGAAAACTGCTGCGCGCGGTGGAGGCGAATCGAAAGTCCGGGAAGCCATTTGACCGACTGCTCAGCAAACTACAGGCACAGTTGTCGAAATCCATAACGCTGCGTGAGGAACGTGCTCGGGCCTTGCCGGCAATCACGTGGGACGAACAGCTTCCCGTCGTCGAACGTCGCGAAGAAATCTCGGAAGCCATCCGGCAACATCAGGTTGTGGTGGTATGCGGCGAAACGGGGTCAGGCAAGTCCACGCAACTTCCCAAGATCGCATTGGCACTGGGACGCGGTATTGGCGGAGTGATCGGTCATACGCAGCCTCGCCGCATTGCAGCACGATCAATTGCCGCTCGGCTCTCTCAGGAATTAAACTGCACGCTGGGTCAGCAGGTGGGATACCGAATCCGATTCGGGGATCAATCCGGGCCTCGTACTCTTATCCGACTGATGACCGACGGCATCATGCTGGCCGAAACACAAACGGATCGTTTTCTCGATCAGTACGACACGATTATCGTCGACGAAGCCCACGAACGGTCATTGAATATCGATTTCCTTCTGGGTTACCTGAAACGACTGCTTCCACGGCGCCGCGACCTGCGACTGGTTATCACCTCAGCCACTATTGATGCCGAGCGCTTTGCTTCGCATTTTGAGACGGACGGCAATCCTGCCCCGGTGCTGATGGTGTCCGGGCGGACGTATCCCGTTGAGTTGCGGTACAGACCACTGGAAGTCGACGGTATGTCGCTGGCCGAAGCGTATCGCGAGGAACTCGGCGATTATGACAACGCTGATCCTGCCTCCCGCGTTCGCGTTCGGACAGGCCCTCCAAAAGCAACTCCCGCAACGGGCCGCTCAGGGCCCAATCGACGGGAGAGTGAAGACCGGGACTGGATCGATGGCGTCGTTGACGCGGTGGATGAGCTGGCCTCAATTGACAGTGGTCACATTCTGGTTTTCCTGCCAACAGAACGTGACATCCGCGAAGTTGACAAGAAGCTCAGCGGCCGCCGATACCCGGGGGATTCCGGCCATCAATTGACACAAATCGTCCCTTTGTTTGGCCGTCTTTCCAGTGCAGAACAGGATAAGGTTTTTCAGCCCTTCCAGCACCGGCGCATTGTACTGGCCACCAACGTCGCAGAATCCTCGCTGACCGTACCGGGCATTCGATACGTCATCGATACCGGAACGGCGCGTATGAGCCGCTATTCGGCACGATCGCGGATACAGCGTCTGCCGGTAGAACCTGTTTCTCAGGCTTCAGCGAATCAGCGTTCCGGGCGTTGCGGACGTATCGGGCCCGGGGTCTGTATTCGTCTTTACAGCGAACAGGATTTTGCCGCCCGTGACCCATTCACGACACCCGAGATCCAGCGAACCAACCTCGCGTCCGTCATTCTGCGGACCATTTCTCTGCGTCTCGGTGCGATCGAAGAGTTTCCGTTTCTCGATCCGCCACGCACATCGACCGTTCGCGAGGGATATAAAACACTTGAAGAACTCGGCGCAATCGATTCGTCCGGTCAACTGACCGACACCGGACGCCGCATGTCGCGTCTGCCGGTGGATCCCCGTATCAGCCGAATTATTCTTGCTTCCATCGACGAACAGGCCTTTCCCGAAGTTCTTGCCATCGCTGCCGCACTGGAAATTCAGGACCCCCGCGAACGACCAATCGACAAACAACAGCAGGCCGACGAAGCGCACTCGCAGTTCAGGCATCGAGACTCAGACTTCATGACGCTGCTGAATCTGTGGGATACCTGGCACGAAAGAAAAAAGAGCCTTTCCAACAGCCAGCTTAGAAAATGGTGTCAACAAAACTTTCTGTCGTGGCTGCGAATGCGCGAATGGGTTGATGTGCATCGTCAGCTGAAAGATCTCCTCTCCGAAAGCGATGACAAGGACATTGCCAAAGCTGCACGACTTCATCCCCTGAAGGATCGACGCAACGACATGCCCTCGATTCATCGCTCACTGATGACCGGACTGCTGGCGAATATTGCATGGCAAACAGTGGAAGGCGACTACAGCGGAGCGGGCGGCAACAAACTCGTACTCTGGCCGGGGTCCGCCCTGGCGCCAAAGGGTGCGAAATGGATCGTCGCGGCCGAACTGGTCGAAACCAGCAAACGCTTCGCTCGAACCGTTGCCAGAATCCAGCCCGAATGGATTGAACCGCTGGCGGCACACCTTGTCAGTCGCGAGTACTCTCAGCCGCACTGGGACGCAAACGCCGGCAATGTGATGATTTTTGAAAAAGTCACGCTCTGGGGCATGCCGATCGTTCCACGTCGCAAAGTACCGCTGGCCAGAATTGATGCAGCCAAAGCCAGAGAACTGTTCATCCAGCATGGACTTGTCGAATTCGGGCTCCTCTTTGGAGACACAGAAGACGAAAGAGAATCCGAATGGGCCGAAGAAGAAGAGGCCCTCACAACTGGCAGTCGATCTCGCCTGACTCCCGGCCGTTCGTCGAATCCCGGTGGGAATCAACGAAAAGGATGGGGGCACGATTTTCCATTCCTCAAACACAACAAAGACATTCTGAATCAGATTCAAGAGTTGCAGCATCGAACCCGTCGTCACGATTTGTTGCCAACGGATGAAATGCTGTTCGCCGTTTACAGCGAGCGGATACCGGAAGACGTGGCAGACCGGGACACACTGAAACGCTGGTATCGCCGCGCAGCCACTCGGGATCAGTCTCTGCTGAGATTTGACGTTCATCAGTTCATCCATGCTGACGAGCATCATGATCATGCGGAGCGTTTTCCTGAAACGGCACGATTCGGCGTGATGGAATTGCCTTTGACCTATCAGCTCGATCCCGGAAAAGATGCGGACGGTGTGACGGTCACCGTACCGGCCGAAGGGCTGGGGCAACTCATGGAATCTCGTTTGAGCTGGCTGGTACCCGGGTTGCTGGAGCAAAAAGTACTCGCATTGATTCGATCGTTACCAAAATCCCAGCGGCGTCACTTCGTTCCTGCTCCTGATACAGCAAAACTGGTCGTCGCCAATCTTGACTTTGGCAAAGGGGACTTACTGGCGGCAACCGCCGGACAGCTCAGCCAGATTTCCGGAGAACGCATCGAACCCAAATCATTCGATACGACAAATCTGCCGGATCACCTGAAGTTCCATATCCGCGTCGTTAATGACCAGGGGAAAATACTTGCCGAAGGTTGTGAGCTGTCATCACTTCGTGACACGTTTGTCGCCAAACACAAAGAAGCAGTCAGTAACTCCGGACCGTCGCCTGAAGAGAAACAATGGCACCGAACCGGATTTACCGCCTGGGAATTCGCTGACGTTCCGACAACAATCGACATTGCTCGCGCCGGCATGAAACTGCATGCTTTCCCCGCCATTCGCGACGACATCACATCCGTCGCTTTAACGCTCTGTCAGGCACCGGAAGAATCGAACATCGTCCATCGATCGGGCCTGCGAAGGCTGATTATGCTGACGGAAAGGAAACGGATTAAATCTCAGATCGATAACCTGCCAAAGATCGGCCACGTTCGTATGATGGCCGCGTCAATACGCGATTTCGACATCAATCATCAACTGATGCTGCTGCTGGTGGATCGAGCGTTCCTGTCAGACAAACAATTGCCTCGGACGCAAACGTCATTCAACCAGTGCGTTCAACTGGGCCGAAACCGCCTGGGAATCGTCGCGCAGGAATTCGCCCAGTTCTTCCCTGTTCTGTTTACACAACTGCATGAAACCAGACTGCTCCTGGACCGAACAAGTGGTCCCGGGTGGACCGATTTGCTGAATGACATGAAGTCACAACTGTCGGAACTGTTTCACCAGAACACACTCGGAGAAACCCCATGGCCGTGGCTCATCCAGTTCCCGCGATATCTGACAACGATTCGCCAGAGAATCCAGCGACTGAATTCAGGTGGCCTTCGCACCGAGCAAAGCCTTCAACGCGAATTCTCCCCCTGGTCAGAACGGTACACAAATCTGAAGGCACAGCTTCAGCAAACGAATCGAACGAGTGCAATGCTCAATCACTATCGATGGATGCTGGAAGAATATCGCGTGTCGCTGTTCGCTCAGAAACTTGGAACAGCCATCCAGGTCTCCACACGCAAACTGGACGAACAGTGGGAACGTGTGATGGATTCGATTTGA
- a CDS encoding NAD(P)H-dependent glycerol-3-phosphate dehydrogenase: MSEKIAILGAGSMGTACACILARGGSHNVQLWARNATFARHIQETRENSRLLPGVRLPSSVNVTSNAEEALQAADYIVVCIPTKGLRSALQSLVSCIPESSLIVSAIKGIENETLIRPSQIVQELLGERPVVAFGGPCHAEEVARGKPASVVAACDDLASAEKVQILFSDDALRVYANNDLLGVELAGALKNVMAIAAGISDGLCYGDNARSALLTRGLAEMVRFGMRMGAQAETFFGLAGIGDLTATCCSQHSRNRRVGELLGQGQSLTEIEASMHAVAEGVATTRSIVDLAVQRKIDMPIAREVYAVLFQGKAPSEATEELMRRPLRTE; encoded by the coding sequence ATGAGCGAGAAAATTGCGATTCTTGGCGCGGGGTCGATGGGAACCGCCTGTGCCTGCATCCTCGCACGTGGCGGAAGCCATAACGTGCAGCTTTGGGCACGTAACGCGACGTTTGCACGACATATTCAGGAAACACGAGAAAACAGTCGACTGCTTCCCGGTGTTCGTCTTCCATCGTCAGTGAATGTAACATCCAATGCCGAAGAGGCACTTCAGGCGGCCGATTACATTGTGGTTTGCATCCCTACAAAGGGTCTGCGTTCGGCGCTGCAGTCGCTGGTGTCCTGCATTCCTGAGTCCAGTCTGATCGTGAGCGCCATCAAAGGCATCGAAAATGAAACGTTGATTCGGCCCAGTCAAATCGTTCAGGAGTTGCTCGGCGAACGCCCCGTCGTTGCATTTGGTGGTCCGTGTCACGCGGAAGAAGTGGCTCGCGGTAAACCAGCCAGTGTGGTTGCAGCCTGCGATGATCTGGCATCTGCCGAAAAAGTACAGATTCTGTTTTCGGATGACGCGTTGCGAGTGTATGCCAACAACGATTTGCTGGGTGTTGAACTGGCTGGTGCCCTGAAGAACGTAATGGCCATTGCCGCTGGAATCAGCGACGGTCTTTGTTACGGAGACAATGCACGTTCCGCGCTTTTGACCAGAGGACTGGCAGAAATGGTTCGTTTTGGAATGCGAATGGGTGCGCAGGCCGAGACGTTTTTCGGGCTCGCCGGAATTGGCGACCTCACAGCCACCTGTTGTAGTCAACATAGCCGAAATCGACGGGTCGGCGAACTGCTCGGCCAAGGTCAGAGCCTGACTGAGATCGAAGCGTCTATGCATGCGGTCGCAGAAGGTGTGGCCACAACACGCAGTATCGTCGATCTGGCTGTCCAAAGGAAAATCGATATGCCAATTGCGCGAGAAGTCTATGCTGTCCTCTTTCAGGGCAAAGCCCCTTCGGAGGCGACAGAGGAACTGATGCGACGCCCCCTAAGAACCGAATGA
- a CDS encoding DUF1501 domain-containing protein produces MPVNSMPRNGHHFQHAFSSWQPLATDGLVLKSRRNMLKAGLAGVAGLSVPALLRAKEQALRAGRPTNNKSVILLWMTGGPSHIDTWDMKPDRPFENRGPFMPIETAIPGVSICEHLPKQAAMMDKFSLIRSVDCRGSNHEPNMVMQTGNRDASPRSNPKGDRYPAIASIISKFRGANDPTMPPYVSFHKSRSHLAWAGWLGKSFDPFDGNRAAVLPALDLVGKPLGRETGADIFHMPGALSQDRLSNRRTLVQDLDRLRRGLDQSGAMDSLDIYGQQAFEMVLGGKAQQAFDLSREPDATRLRYGDHLWCKQALLARRLVEAGVAFVTIDLSYHTASGTWDTHGDNIPPYGGISKGLGPLLPLFDHLITTLVGDLDERNLLDDVLVLAMGEFGRTPVMGTQGSTDGRNHWPVVMSMCMAGGGLRHGQVIGSSSQDGGEVKDRPVTPGDLAATIYRHMGVPLDLTYEDERNRPRFIVEENGTPMPELF; encoded by the coding sequence GTGCCCGTGAACTCAATGCCACGCAATGGTCATCATTTCCAACATGCATTCAGCAGCTGGCAACCGCTGGCGACTGACGGTCTGGTCCTGAAAAGCCGACGCAATATGCTGAAGGCGGGCCTTGCTGGAGTGGCGGGCCTTTCCGTTCCGGCTTTGCTTCGTGCCAAAGAACAAGCTCTCCGGGCTGGCCGGCCAACGAATAACAAGAGCGTCATCCTTTTGTGGATGACCGGCGGACCAAGTCACATCGACACCTGGGACATGAAACCAGACCGCCCCTTCGAAAATCGCGGGCCGTTCATGCCAATCGAAACTGCGATTCCAGGGGTGTCCATCTGCGAACACCTGCCAAAACAGGCCGCTATGATGGACAAGTTTTCGCTCATACGCTCTGTTGATTGCCGTGGCAGCAACCATGAGCCCAATATGGTGATGCAAACGGGAAATCGGGACGCTTCGCCGAGATCAAATCCTAAAGGGGACCGGTATCCGGCGATCGCATCCATTATCTCGAAATTCCGGGGGGCGAACGACCCCACAATGCCTCCGTACGTTTCGTTTCACAAGAGCCGCAGCCATCTGGCATGGGCCGGATGGCTCGGCAAGTCATTCGATCCTTTTGACGGAAATCGCGCGGCGGTCCTGCCCGCACTGGATCTCGTTGGAAAGCCGCTGGGACGCGAAACGGGAGCCGACATCTTTCACATGCCAGGGGCATTGAGTCAGGATCGTCTCTCCAATCGGCGCACGCTGGTCCAGGATCTGGACCGCCTTCGACGCGGCCTTGATCAGAGCGGTGCGATGGATTCTCTGGACATCTATGGACAACAGGCATTCGAAATGGTTCTGGGTGGCAAGGCACAACAGGCATTCGATCTGTCGCGCGAGCCGGATGCGACCCGTCTCCGGTATGGTGATCATCTTTGGTGCAAACAGGCGCTCCTCGCAAGACGCCTTGTGGAAGCAGGGGTAGCATTCGTCACAATTGACCTGAGCTATCACACAGCGTCGGGCACCTGGGATACGCATGGTGACAATATTCCGCCCTACGGTGGAATCAGCAAAGGTTTAGGCCCGCTCCTTCCTCTGTTTGATCATCTGATCACAACACTCGTCGGGGACCTGGACGAACGAAATCTGCTCGACGACGTGCTGGTTCTGGCAATGGGCGAGTTCGGCAGGACGCCCGTCATGGGAACACAGGGAAGCACCGACGGTCGAAATCACTGGCCTGTTGTGATGTCAATGTGCATGGCTGGCGGCGGACTTCGGCATGGCCAGGTCATCGGCAGCAGTTCGCAGGACGGCGGTGAAGTCAAAGATCGTCCGGTAACGCCCGGGGATCTGGCCGCTACAATCTACCGTCACATGGGCGTCCCGCTCGACTTAACCTACGAAGACGAACGGAACCGACCGCGATTTATCGTGGAAGAAAATGGAACCCCAATGCCCGAACTTTTCTAA
- a CDS encoding MFS transporter — translation MYLSEHKTLRMFTLCLLYVAQGIPWGFVTVTFAAWLATPEHGISTDQLGKILAVASLPWSFKFLWGPLMDRFTIPSLGRRRPWIIFAQGMAILVLASLLAVDDLAGMVWAGTANAGPVWRTLYELIPGPLAAVILLANVFMSMQDVAVDALAVDLLQEKERGIANGLMYGSSYAGTAIGGAGLGYVVANYGIQAGLLTQALLLFVIMLLPLCVRERPQSAGTRLAGGRLMGTHSSGNGQGDPPDQREVDRGAPDRIDFGETPTLHLQTDPMPTQPMPTSGSASQKQSPASAAGTPETNDGLRPLSSESVLRNLIRAFSLRSTILGAGVAIGVKIGIGVLTAVLVDFLIKDGGWTQQQYTSVTGGWALLLGLSGAAMGGFASDRFGARLLIFTVSVLIGTLWIAFGFLETLIDRHSFVVVLLLGQEFLLAMLSVSLFSLFMTISWPRVAATQFTAYMSLMNLSTTIGSYLAGQLSASMTIHQILLVSGVLQILLVIPVLLIDTQQARRTLPSE, via the coding sequence GTGTACCTTTCAGAACACAAGACTCTGCGGATGTTCACCCTGTGCCTGCTTTACGTAGCGCAGGGGATTCCGTGGGGGTTTGTAACCGTCACATTCGCGGCGTGGCTTGCAACGCCCGAACATGGCATCAGCACGGATCAACTTGGAAAGATTCTGGCGGTGGCATCGTTGCCGTGGTCGTTCAAGTTTCTGTGGGGACCGTTGATGGATCGGTTTACGATTCCGTCTCTGGGACGTCGTCGCCCCTGGATCATCTTTGCGCAGGGGATGGCGATTCTTGTGCTTGCAAGTCTGTTGGCGGTGGACGACCTTGCCGGCATGGTTTGGGCGGGTACTGCGAATGCTGGGCCTGTCTGGAGGACACTCTATGAATTGATCCCGGGACCACTAGCCGCTGTGATACTGCTTGCCAATGTCTTCATGTCCATGCAGGACGTGGCTGTCGACGCACTGGCTGTTGATCTGCTGCAGGAAAAGGAACGCGGCATTGCGAACGGATTGATGTACGGAAGCAGCTATGCCGGAACAGCAATCGGAGGCGCTGGGCTTGGCTATGTTGTTGCGAACTACGGCATTCAGGCTGGTTTGCTGACTCAGGCTTTGTTGTTGTTCGTGATCATGCTGTTGCCACTGTGCGTTCGTGAACGTCCCCAGTCTGCAGGCACCCGTTTGGCGGGCGGGCGTTTGATGGGCACGCATTCATCCGGCAACGGTCAAGGCGATCCACCAGATCAACGAGAAGTGGACCGGGGTGCGCCTGATCGGATTGACTTTGGGGAGACGCCCACTCTGCATCTGCAAACCGACCCAATGCCAACCCAGCCCATGCCGACATCAGGCTCTGCCAGTCAGAAACAATCTCCTGCTTCCGCCGCGGGCACCCCGGAAACGAACGATGGCCTCAGGCCACTCTCCTCTGAATCCGTTCTTCGAAATCTGATTCGGGCATTTTCTCTCCGATCCACAATTCTCGGCGCCGGGGTAGCGATTGGCGTGAAGATCGGCATCGGTGTTCTCACCGCAGTTCTGGTCGACTTTCTTATCAAAGATGGCGGGTGGACTCAGCAACAATATACCAGCGTAACTGGAGGGTGGGCCCTGTTGCTTGGGTTAAGCGGTGCAGCAATGGGCGGGTTTGCGTCGGACCGATTTGGGGCGCGTTTGCTGATCTTCACGGTCTCTGTCCTGATCGGGACTCTCTGGATCGCGTTCGGCTTCCTGGAGACACTTATCGATCGTCATTCGTTTGTGGTCGTGCTGCTCCTGGGGCAGGAATTCCTGCTGGCGATGTTGTCGGTGTCATTGTTCTCATTGTTCATGACGATTTCCTGGCCTCGCGTCGCTGCAACACAATTCACGGCGTACATGTCTTTGATGAATCTTTCAACGACCATTGGTAGTTATCTTGCTGGTCAGTTGAGTGCCTCAATGACCATCCATCAAATTCTGCTCGTTTCGGGAGTACTGCAGATTCTTCTGGTGATTCCCGTACTGTTGATCGATACACAACAGGCTCGCAGAACGTTGCCATCGGAATAA
- a CDS encoding universal stress protein: MYLVKKIVVGIEMPPSHPWDAANLEAPSRLAVRQAFQLAASAKLPVSLVTVLPEPNAGWFGSAEQARRDHEVALTEANSVLQDLAAQYATESNIVVECVVGVGKPWMELLRVAGNADDTMIICGSRPVGAVSRALFGSTGLKLLRYACGPVWLVKAVPDDDDRLDILATTDLTEIGGDILGLSVGLAKCIPSRLSVLHVAEGTVERYMRRTGVSVEQLEEMRARSIEEATHRVHDQLAQTDFRTLENGVQVKVASGPADVGILNAIQNLNINVVVMASQARGGVSGMVLGNTAETLLSEVSCSLIVIKPDDFKCPLQF, translated from the coding sequence ATGTATCTGGTCAAGAAAATCGTTGTCGGAATCGAGATGCCACCGTCGCATCCATGGGATGCGGCCAACCTGGAAGCACCTTCACGTCTGGCCGTGCGACAGGCTTTCCAGCTCGCTGCTTCCGCCAAGCTGCCGGTCAGCCTGGTCACTGTTCTACCGGAACCAAACGCGGGCTGGTTTGGAAGTGCGGAGCAGGCACGACGAGATCATGAAGTCGCATTGACAGAGGCCAACAGCGTTTTGCAGGATCTGGCTGCACAGTATGCGACCGAATCAAATATTGTCGTTGAATGCGTTGTGGGCGTCGGCAAGCCATGGATGGAACTGCTTCGCGTGGCGGGGAACGCAGACGACACCATGATTATTTGTGGCAGCAGGCCCGTCGGAGCGGTGAGCCGAGCGTTGTTTGGCAGCACGGGACTCAAGTTGCTGCGGTATGCGTGCGGCCCGGTTTGGCTGGTGAAAGCAGTGCCGGATGACGACGATCGACTCGATATCCTGGCGACAACGGATTTAACCGAAATTGGCGGAGACATTCTTGGTCTGTCAGTCGGATTGGCGAAGTGCATTCCGTCACGTCTAAGCGTTCTGCACGTCGCGGAAGGGACAGTGGAACGTTACATGCGACGCACCGGCGTATCAGTTGAGCAGCTGGAAGAGATGCGTGCCCGGTCAATTGAGGAAGCGACGCACCGAGTTCATGATCAGCTTGCGCAAACAGACTTCCGAACTCTTGAAAACGGTGTTCAGGTCAAGGTGGCAAGCGGTCCGGCTGACGTTGGAATTCTCAACGCAATCCAGAACCTGAACATCAATGTTGTTGTCATGGCATCCCAGGCTCGTGGAGGTGTTTCGGGGATGGTCCTTGGAAATACCGCCGAGACGCTTCTTTCTGAGGTTTCCTGCTCGTTGATTGTCATCAAGCCTGATGACTTTAAATGCCCTCTGCAGTTCTGA
- a CDS encoding sugar phosphate isomerase/epimerase family protein, protein MTTDSTTQTVKLLNRRNILAMAGVAGVLGSRAMSGSASPHTMANLSSARPMSDETKPHQRTRFAVSTYSFWQFRNDDLRDIEKCIDLAAEWGFDGVEILHRQMTNDSNGYLQRLKQRAFVNGLDLCGFSTHQGWCSPDAEKRKTNTEHTIKCIELSYALGIPTMRVNTGTWGTSKNFDALMANRGIEPPIEGYTDEDAFKWVIDGLTECLPAAERCGVTLGLENHWGLGRTPEGVMRIVKAINSPWLKTTLDTGNFLEDPYDRLELMADEAVLVQAKTYFGGGLWYQLDLDYPRIAELLRRHQFKGYVSLEFEGKESPLTAIPKSLELLHQSFNS, encoded by the coding sequence ATGACAACTGACAGCACAACTCAAACCGTCAAATTGCTGAACCGCCGAAATATACTGGCCATGGCAGGAGTCGCAGGCGTTCTTGGATCCCGGGCGATGTCCGGTTCCGCTTCACCACACACAATGGCCAATCTCTCCAGCGCTCGTCCGATGAGCGACGAGACGAAACCACATCAACGCACTCGATTTGCCGTTTCGACGTATTCGTTCTGGCAATTCCGCAACGATGACCTTCGAGACATCGAAAAATGTATCGATCTGGCCGCGGAATGGGGCTTCGATGGCGTCGAAATTCTTCATCGCCAGATGACGAACGATAGCAACGGCTATCTGCAGCGTTTGAAGCAGCGTGCATTTGTGAATGGTTTAGATCTGTGCGGATTTTCCACCCATCAGGGTTGGTGCTCGCCGGATGCAGAAAAGCGAAAAACAAATACAGAACACACGATCAAATGTATTGAACTTTCATACGCACTTGGCATCCCAACGATGCGGGTCAATACAGGCACGTGGGGCACCAGCAAGAACTTTGATGCCTTGATGGCCAACCGCGGAATTGAACCACCGATCGAAGGTTACACCGATGAAGATGCTTTTAAATGGGTCATCGATGGATTGACCGAATGCCTGCCTGCTGCTGAGCGGTGTGGCGTGACGCTTGGACTCGAAAACCATTGGGGGCTCGGTCGAACACCAGAAGGTGTCATGCGCATTGTGAAAGCAATCAACTCACCCTGGCTGAAGACGACCCTGGATACCGGAAACTTTCTTGAAGACCCGTATGACAGACTCGAACTGATGGCGGATGAAGCCGTTCTTGTTCAGGCCAAGACTTACTTTGGCGGCGGTCTTTGGTATCAGCTGGATTTGGATTACCCACGCATCGCAGAACTGCTGAGGAGGCACCAATTCAAGGGATACGTGTCTCTGGAATTCGAAGGAAAAGAGTCACCTTTGACGGCCATCCCAAAGAGTCTTGAATTGTTGCATCAGTCCTTCAATTCCTGA
- a CDS encoding paraquat-inducible protein A has protein sequence MSVSAIHQCYGTRELVRAFENVQRKNPTMGSLRGCHCCGLIHELPELRASERASCTRCGARIAMPGLRRESASRTAAAALGAFILFWPAILCPILEIEKLGIRQQSSILGGIVDLLKHGSWLVGGVVLLFSIIFPFTKIVLLLELSLLEFLHRRHKAITLQVMEHLGKWSMMDVMLLAFLVMLVKLGNLVHFQFGPAVIAFVACVAMSMVASITFDPHAIWEDSDAAV, from the coding sequence ATGTCTGTCTCTGCCATCCATCAGTGTTACGGTACTCGAGAACTTGTTCGAGCCTTCGAAAACGTTCAACGGAAGAATCCAACTATGGGAAGTCTTCGTGGCTGCCACTGCTGCGGGCTGATTCATGAACTACCTGAATTACGGGCCAGCGAGCGAGCGTCCTGCACGCGCTGCGGAGCGAGGATCGCCATGCCCGGACTGCGTCGCGAATCTGCCAGCCGAACCGCCGCTGCGGCCCTGGGCGCTTTCATCCTGTTCTGGCCAGCCATACTCTGCCCAATCCTGGAAATCGAGAAACTGGGGATTCGTCAACAGTCGAGTATACTGGGCGGAATCGTCGATCTTCTGAAACACGGCAGCTGGCTGGTAGGAGGCGTGGTTCTGCTGTTTTCAATCATTTTCCCATTCACGAAGATTGTCCTTCTGCTCGAACTGAGTCTGCTCGAATTCCTCCATCGCAGGCACAAAGCGATAACACTCCAGGTCATGGAACACCTCGGAAAATGGAGTATGATGGACGTGATGCTGCTGGCATTTCTGGTCATGCTGGTCAAACTCGGCAACCTCGTGCACTTTCAGTTCGGGCCAGCAGTCATCGCATTTGTCGCATGTGTCGCGATGAGCATGGTCGCGTCGATTACCTTCGATCCACATGCGATCTGGGAAGACAGCGATGCGGCGGTCTAA